AAGCTCTGCTTGCTCGTGTGGATCACACTGGAGCAGAACTGTTCGGTCAGTAATTTACAGCAGGAATAAAGTAGGTTTTTGTCGAAATTTACGGGGTACTCCCCTGAGGAAATGGGAGTACCTCTTTTTCTTGTTTTGGGGAAGGTGGGATATCCGTGGACCGTACACAAGAGCAAAAGCATCGTTTCTCCCTGCTGGTCAAGCAAATGGATCTGCCAGCAGAATGGGTGGAGCGTTTTTTTCTGGATGGACAGATTGATAAACTCGAGCTGTACAAGCAAAATCGGGAATGGGTGTTTCGCTTTACGCTGCCCAACATGCTGCCAGCCGACGTATTCCATGCGTTTACGCAACGGTTGTCACAGACGTTTTCGCATTTGGCAAAAGTAGATGCGAGTTTTCGTTATGGGCAAAAACCACCATTATCACAGATCGTAGATGAATATTGGGATGTCCTGCTTGGCAGAGTAGAGCCTGCCCTCAATTCGCTGGCGGTTACGATGAAAACAGCGAGGAAGCAGGTAGATCAGCAAGAGATCAAAGTTTACTTGCCGACCGAAATGACGGTAGAAGTCGCGAAGAAAAAGAAAGCCGACAGCGAGCTGCTAGCGACTTTTCAAAAAGTGACGGACACGTCGCCGAGGTTCACTTTCCATGCCGAGGAGAGTGATGAAGCTTACAAGGCTTTTGTTGAGCAACGAAACGAAGAGGAACGAGCCCTGGTAGAAGTCGTAATGACGGCTGCTGCGGCTGAAAGCAAGTCTTCTGACAAGACCGAAGCCATCACCACCTTAATGATGGGCTATGAGATCAAGGATGCGCCCATTCCGATCTGCGAGATTCAGGATGAAGAGCGTCGTATTGTTATCCAAGGTACCGTGTTCAATGTCGAGGTCAAGGAGCTGCGCAGTGGTCGACACTTGCTTACGTTTAACGTGTCGGACTATACAGACTCACTCACGGTCAAAATGTTTTCTCGCGACAAGGAAGACGTCAAGATGCTGGAAGCCCTCAAGGATGGCATGTGGGTGAAGGTAAGAGGTAGCGTACAGCATGATACCTTTATTCGAGATCTTGTGATGAATGCCAATGATCTCAATCAGATTGAGCAAGTCGTGCGTCGAGATACGGCTGACGAGAAGCGAGTGGAACTGCACTGTCATACACCGATGAGTGCATTGGATGCGGTCGCCTCCGTTAAATCACTGGTATCGACAGCGGCGAAATGGGGTCATCCGGCGATCGCTATAACGGACCATGGAGTCGTACAGTCATTCCCAGAGGCATATTCTGTTGCGAAGAAAAACAACATCAAGTGTATTCTAGGGATGGAAGCGTACGTAATCGAAGACGGGATTGATATCATCTACAATCTCACCTCTGAAAACAACGTCGCCATCGATGAACATACTGAATATGTGGTGTTTGATACGGAGACGACAGGTCTAAATGCCGCAGAACATACGATTATCGAGATCGCTGCTGTAAAGATGAAAGGCTCTGAGATCATCGATCAATGGACGGAATTGATCGACCCACAATTGGAAATTGGACCGAAAACGACTGAGATCACAGGAATTACGAATGAAATGCTGCGTGGTCAAGAGACACTCGACGTTGTTCTTCGCAAATTTAAGGAATTTACGGGAGATGGCATTCTAGTCGCCCATAATGCTGAATTCGATAAAGCGTTTATCAATGCATGTGCGAAACGAGTTGGCATGGAACCTTGGAACAACGCATTTTTGGACACGTTGCCTTTGGCTCGCATGATGTATAAAGGAATGCGGAACTATCGCTTGGGCAGTTTGGCCAAAAAATTTAACGTAGAGTTGATCAATGCTCACCGTGCGTTGGATGATACCGTTGCACTGGCCCATGTGTTCCAGCAAATGCTCAAAGATATCAAGGAAGCAGAAATCAAAACGCTCGCAGAGTTAAACGAGCGAAGTAACGCGGAAGCGGATTATAAGAGCGGACGTCCATTCCACGCGACCATTCTCGTGAAAAACAAGGAAGGGCTCAAAAACCTGTACAAGCTGGTGAGTCGCTCCCATGTTGAAACTTTCTTCAGATGGCCTCGGATTCAACGCAGCCAGTTGACGAAGTACAGAGAAGGTCTGCTCGTAGGAACGGCATGTAAAGATGGAGAGCTGATGCAGGCGATCTTACGCGGGAAATCTCCTGAGGAGCTAAAGGAAGTTGCTGCTTTCTATGACTACTTGGAGCTTCAGCCCGTCGCACAATATTCACCTCTCTTGCGCAATGAAGAAATACCGAGCCTGGAGACGATGAAGGGCTACCACCGTATGATTGTGGAAATGGGCAAAGAGCTGGATAAGCCCGTCGTTGCGACAGGGGACGTACACTTCCTCAATCCGCAGGATGAGATCTTCCGCGATGTCTTTTTGTTATCCAAAGGGGATCCAACAGCGGGTAACCAGCCTCCACTTTACTTGCACACGACGGATGAAATGCTGGAGGCATTCTCTTTCCTGGGAGAAGAAACCGCACGCGAGATTGTCGTGACGAATACGAATGCCATAGCTGACATGATCGAGGATGTCAGCCCAATTCCGGATAAGCTGTACACGCCTATCATCGAGGGTGCAGATGACGAGCTGCGCCAGATGTGCTACGACAAAGCCAGATTACTTTATGGCGACCCACTGCCAGAACTGGTAGAGCACCGTTTGGAAAAGGAATTGACCAGTATTATCAAGCACGGCTTCGGCGTGATTTATTTGATTTCCCAACGTCTGGTGACAAAGTCACTGACAGATGGCTATCTCGTAGGTTCACGGGGATCGGTAGGTTCCTCTTTCGTCGCTACGATGTCGGATATTACCGAGGTTAATCCATTACCGCCGCATTACCGTTGTCCGAGCTGCAAGCACAGTGAATTCATTACGGATGGTTCGATCGCGTCCGGATTTGACCTGCCGGATAAAGAATGTTCGTCTTGTGGCACGAGCTATGCGAAGGATGGACAGGACATTCCGTTCGAAACGTTCCTAGGCTTCAAAGGGGACAAGGTACCGGATATTGACTTGAACTTCTCAGGGGACTATCAGCCACGTGCGCATAAATACACCCAGGAGTTGTTCGGATCGGACTATGTTTATCGAGCGGGCACGATCGGTACCGTAGCGGAAAAAACAGCTTACGGTTACGTCCGCAAATACGCCGATGAACGAAAAATGACTCTGCGCAATGCGGAAGTATCGCGCATTGTAAATGGCTGCACGGGCGTAAAACGGACGACAGGACAGCACCCGGGCGGGATTATCGTTGTTCCGGACTACATGGAAATTGAAGATTTTTGTCCGATTCAGTTCCCAGCGGATGATAACGAGTCAGAATGGCGCACCACTCATTTTGACTTCCACTCGATTCATGATAACTTGTTAAAACTTGATATTCTGGGACACGACGATCCCACGGTGATACGGATGCTGCAAGACTTGACGGGCATGGATCCGAAAACCATTCCGCTGGATGACAAGAAGACCATGTCGATTTTCAGTACGACGGAAGCATTAGGAGTGACTCCTGAGCAAATCGGTACGAATATGGGAACATTGGGAATCCCCGAATTTGGTACCAAATTCGTACGTCAAATGCTTGAAGATACTAAGCCGACCACGTTTGCCGAGCTGGTTCAGATTTCCGGTTTGTCTCACGGAACGGACGTTTGGTTGAATAACGCTCAAGATTTGATTCGCAATGGTACGTGTAAGCTGCCTGACGTTATTGGTTGTCGTGATGACATCATGGTTTACTTGATTTACAAAGGCCTGGAACCTTCACGTGCATTTAAGATCATGGAGTCGGTGCGGAAAGGGAAGGGCGTGCCAGAGGAAGATCAGGTAGAGATGCGGAACAACAACGTTCCTGAATGGTATATCCAGTCATGTCAACGAATTAAGTACATGTTCCCGAAAGCGCATGCCACCGCATACGTGATGATGGCCGTACGCATTGCCTACTTCAAGGTGCATCGCCCGCTGGAGTTTTACGCGACGTACTTTACCGTTCGCGCAGATGATTTCGACATTCCTCTAATGGTAAAAGGCTCGGCGGCTATTCGACAAAAAATTGATGAGATCGAAGGGAAAGGCCATGACGCGCAGCCAAAAGAAAAATCGTTGCTAACCGTACTGGAGATGGCCTTGGAAATGGTGGAGCGTGGTTATCGTTTTGCCAATGTCGATCTGTATGCATCCGATGCCTCCCGCTTTTTGATCGACGGGGATTCCTTGATCGCGCCATTTAATGCGCTGCCTGGATTAGGGACGAATGCTGCGATCAGCATCGTAGAAGCGAGAAAGCAAGGAGAGTTCCTATCCAAGGAAGACTTGCTCTCTCGTTCGCGAATCTCCAAGACCATTTTGGAGTATCTGGAGGAGCAGGGCGCCCTGAAAGGATTGCCAGAATCAAACCAGCTGTCCTTGTTCTAATGAGGCGTCAAGAGACTGTCGCTCATCCAAAGGTTGTCAGCGGAGGGCGCTTATGCTATAATTTTTTTGGAAATACTGGTTTTATACGCATGACAGATCGAGAGTGGGGAAACCCACTCTTTCTTTCTGGCTACACCTCAGGGTTCATACGAGAAGGAGGTACTTGCTTGAGCAAGGTAACGGACATCGTCTCCGAACTGGCCACGCCCATTGTTGACGAATTGGGTCTGGAACTAGTTGAAATTGAGTACAAAAAGGAAGGCAGCAACTGGTTTCTGCGCGTCTTTATCGACAATGAAACTGGCAACATCGACATCGATGACTGCGCCCTTGTCAGCGAGAAGCTGAGCCAAATATTAGATGAAGTGGATCCGATCCCAACTGCATACTTCTTGGAA
This is a stretch of genomic DNA from Brevibacillus choshinensis. It encodes these proteins:
- a CDS encoding PolC-type DNA polymerase III encodes the protein MDRTQEQKHRFSLLVKQMDLPAEWVERFFLDGQIDKLELYKQNREWVFRFTLPNMLPADVFHAFTQRLSQTFSHLAKVDASFRYGQKPPLSQIVDEYWDVLLGRVEPALNSLAVTMKTARKQVDQQEIKVYLPTEMTVEVAKKKKADSELLATFQKVTDTSPRFTFHAEESDEAYKAFVEQRNEEERALVEVVMTAAAAESKSSDKTEAITTLMMGYEIKDAPIPICEIQDEERRIVIQGTVFNVEVKELRSGRHLLTFNVSDYTDSLTVKMFSRDKEDVKMLEALKDGMWVKVRGSVQHDTFIRDLVMNANDLNQIEQVVRRDTADEKRVELHCHTPMSALDAVASVKSLVSTAAKWGHPAIAITDHGVVQSFPEAYSVAKKNNIKCILGMEAYVIEDGIDIIYNLTSENNVAIDEHTEYVVFDTETTGLNAAEHTIIEIAAVKMKGSEIIDQWTELIDPQLEIGPKTTEITGITNEMLRGQETLDVVLRKFKEFTGDGILVAHNAEFDKAFINACAKRVGMEPWNNAFLDTLPLARMMYKGMRNYRLGSLAKKFNVELINAHRALDDTVALAHVFQQMLKDIKEAEIKTLAELNERSNAEADYKSGRPFHATILVKNKEGLKNLYKLVSRSHVETFFRWPRIQRSQLTKYREGLLVGTACKDGELMQAILRGKSPEELKEVAAFYDYLELQPVAQYSPLLRNEEIPSLETMKGYHRMIVEMGKELDKPVVATGDVHFLNPQDEIFRDVFLLSKGDPTAGNQPPLYLHTTDEMLEAFSFLGEETAREIVVTNTNAIADMIEDVSPIPDKLYTPIIEGADDELRQMCYDKARLLYGDPLPELVEHRLEKELTSIIKHGFGVIYLISQRLVTKSLTDGYLVGSRGSVGSSFVATMSDITEVNPLPPHYRCPSCKHSEFITDGSIASGFDLPDKECSSCGTSYAKDGQDIPFETFLGFKGDKVPDIDLNFSGDYQPRAHKYTQELFGSDYVYRAGTIGTVAEKTAYGYVRKYADERKMTLRNAEVSRIVNGCTGVKRTTGQHPGGIIVVPDYMEIEDFCPIQFPADDNESEWRTTHFDFHSIHDNLLKLDILGHDDPTVIRMLQDLTGMDPKTIPLDDKKTMSIFSTTEALGVTPEQIGTNMGTLGIPEFGTKFVRQMLEDTKPTTFAELVQISGLSHGTDVWLNNAQDLIRNGTCKLPDVIGCRDDIMVYLIYKGLEPSRAFKIMESVRKGKGVPEEDQVEMRNNNVPEWYIQSCQRIKYMFPKAHATAYVMMAVRIAYFKVHRPLEFYATYFTVRADDFDIPLMVKGSAAIRQKIDEIEGKGHDAQPKEKSLLTVLEMALEMVERGYRFANVDLYASDASRFLIDGDSLIAPFNALPGLGTNAAISIVEARKQGEFLSKEDLLSRSRISKTILEYLEEQGALKGLPESNQLSLF
- the rimP gene encoding ribosome maturation factor RimP — translated: MSKVTDIVSELATPIVDELGLELVEIEYKKEGSNWFLRVFIDNETGNIDIDDCALVSEKLSQILDEVDPIPTAYFLEVSSPGAERPLRKDKDFEKAVGRHVHITTKEPIEGASLFEGELISFEDGKLTVKEPKKTYVIPQEQIDTARMAIVF